In a single window of the Niabella ginsenosidivorans genome:
- a CDS encoding S8 family serine peptidase → MKKYLAGIGICILVMNLVQAQSLKPRKNWHYLDYKEDGYYGISLNQAYALLKGRKSEPVIVAVIDSGIDTLHPDIPLWHNPGEIPGNGKDDDGNGLKDDYYGWNYLGAPDGSNLSVSISDDWRTYHRFKTQFEGKNSAQIPKDQQWHYREWKRAHQKLIDSYDSASKIIDNLRTNWDIANRSNNILKEMLKKEEFTAKDLDSLPVTTANQQLINMWKGIFAGREINNTSFLKEFSDFKKEQEDNLIKLTTAPKDERGELLKDDDYDITKTKYGNSNLTGVSGYHGTSVSSIIGALRNNGIGIDGIADNVKIMMIRGILGKDEFDKDVALSIRYAVDHGAKVINMSFGKYISPDKQWVDDAIQYALSKDVVLVHAAGNDASDNDAADNYPSSSAIDGTPLPNLIQVGASGDTSVGGIIASFSNYGKRTVDVFAPGVEINCAITGTHTQRASGTSLASPMVAGIAALLRSYFPSLKAPEIVSILKKSGTAIDVPVIKPGTNEKVMLPELCNSGKIVNAAGAVKMAMELSK, encoded by the coding sequence ATGAAAAAATATCTGGCGGGGATAGGTATATGCATTCTGGTAATGAACCTGGTACAGGCCCAATCCCTGAAACCAAGGAAAAACTGGCATTATCTGGATTATAAGGAAGATGGTTATTATGGCATCAGCCTGAACCAGGCCTATGCACTTTTGAAAGGCAGAAAAAGTGAGCCTGTTATTGTTGCGGTGATCGATAGCGGTATTGATACCCTGCACCCGGACATTCCTTTATGGCACAATCCCGGAGAAATTCCCGGCAACGGGAAGGACGATGATGGCAATGGCTTAAAAGATGACTATTATGGCTGGAACTACCTGGGCGCGCCGGATGGCAGCAATCTTTCTGTGAGTATCAGTGATGACTGGAGAACCTATCATCGCTTTAAAACACAATTTGAAGGAAAGAACAGTGCGCAGATTCCCAAAGACCAGCAATGGCACTACCGGGAATGGAAGCGTGCGCATCAAAAGCTGATCGATTCCTATGATAGCGCCTCTAAAATCATTGACAACCTCAGGACAAACTGGGACATCGCCAACCGGTCGAACAATATCCTGAAAGAAATGCTAAAGAAAGAGGAGTTTACCGCAAAAGACCTGGACAGCCTTCCTGTAACCACTGCTAATCAACAACTGATCAATATGTGGAAAGGGATCTTTGCAGGCAGGGAGATCAATAACACCAGCTTCTTAAAAGAATTCAGCGATTTTAAAAAAGAGCAGGAAGATAATCTGATCAAGCTGACCACGGCTCCCAAAGATGAGCGCGGTGAGCTGCTGAAAGATGATGATTATGATATTACCAAAACAAAATACGGTAATAGCAATCTTACAGGTGTAAGCGGTTATCATGGCACCAGTGTAAGCAGCATTATTGGCGCTTTGCGCAATAACGGCATCGGCATCGATGGCATTGCTGATAATGTAAAGATCATGATGATCCGGGGCATCCTGGGAAAAGATGAATTTGATAAGGATGTAGCGCTATCTATAAGATACGCAGTAGATCATGGCGCCAAAGTGATCAATATGAGCTTTGGGAAATATATATCGCCGGATAAACAATGGGTGGATGATGCCATTCAATATGCCCTGTCAAAAGATGTGGTGCTGGTGCATGCAGCAGGAAATGATGCCTCCGACAATGATGCAGCTGACAATTACCCAAGCTCATCAGCCATTGATGGCACGCCATTGCCCAATCTTATACAGGTAGGGGCCAGCGGGGATACCAGTGTAGGTGGCATTATTGCCTCTTTCAGCAATTATGGTAAAAGAACTGTAGATGTATTTGCCCCCGGGGTGGAGATTAACTGTGCTATTACAGGCACCCACACACAAAGGGCCAGCGGCACCAGCCTGGCAAGCCCCATGGTAGCAGGCATTGCGGCCCTGTTACGCTCCTATTTCCCATCATTGAAGGCACCTGAAATTGTATCCATACTTAAAAAATCGGGAACAGCGATTGATGTGCCCGTTATAAAACCCGGAACTAATGAAAAAGTAATGCTCCCGGAACTGTGCAATTCCGGAAAGATCGTAAATGCGGCCGGGGCTGTAAAGATGGCAATGGAGTTATCCAAATGA